In the Pan paniscus chromosome 8, NHGRI_mPanPan1-v2.0_pri, whole genome shotgun sequence genome, one interval contains:
- the LOC100973842 gene encoding large ribosomal subunit protein eL8-like, with amino-acid sequence MPKGKKAKGKKVAPAPAVVKKQEAKKVVNPPFENRPKNFVIGQDIQPKRDLTRFVKWPRYIRLQRQRAILCKQLKVPSAINQFTQALDHQTSTHKYRPETKQEKKQRLLALAEKKAAGKGDVPTKKPSVLQAGVNTVTTLVENKKALDPIELVVFLPALCRKIGVPYSIIKGKARLGHLVHRKTCTTVAFTQVNSEGKGALAKLVETIRTKYNDRYDEIRRHWGGNVLGPKSVVRIAKLKKAKAKEFAIKLG; translated from the coding sequence ATGCCGAAAGGAAAGAAGGCCAAAGGGAAGAAGGTGGCTCCGGCCCCTGCGGTCGTGAAGAAGCAGGAGGCCAAGAAAGTGGTGAATCCCCCGTTTGAGAACAGGCCTAAGAATTTTGTCATTGGACAGGACATCCAGCCCAAAAGAGACCTCACCCGCTTTGTGAAATGGCCCCGCTACATCAGGTTGCAGAGGCAGAGAGCCATCCTCTGTAAGCAGCTGAAAGTGCCTTCTGCGATTAACCAGTTCACCCAGGCCCTGGACCACCAAACATCTACTCACAAGTACAGACCAGAGACAAAGCAAGAGAAGAAGCAGAGGCTGTTGGCCCTGGCCGAGAAGAAAGCTGCTGGCAAAGGGGACGTCCCCACTAAGAAACCATCTGTCCTTCAAGCAGGAGTTAATACCGTCACCACCTTGGTGGAGAACAAGAAAGCCCTGGATCCCATTGAGCTGGTTGTCTTCTTGCCTGCCCTGTGTCGTAAAATAGGGGTCCCTTACTCCATTATCAAGGGGAAGGCAAGACTGGGCCATCTAGTCCACAGGAAGACCTGCACCACTGTCGCCTTCACACAGGTTAACTCGGAAGGCAAAGGCGCTTTGGCTAAGCTGGTGGAAACTATCAGGACCAAATACAACGACAGATACGATGAGATCCGCCGTCACTGGGGCGGCAATGTCCTGGGTCCCAAGTCTGTGGTTCGCATCGCCAAGCTCAAAAAGGCAAAGGCTAAAGAATTTGCCATTAAACTGGGTTAA